A DNA window from Candidatus Sulfotelmatobacter sp. contains the following coding sequences:
- the murI gene encoding glutamate racemase, producing MPATHDPRPIGVFDSGLGGLTSVRELFRALPSESVVYFGDTARLPYGSKSRETVTRFALEIGEFLVRQNVKCLLVACNTASSFALEAVQHRLSLPVVGVIEPAARAAVAASPHGRIGVTGTLGTVGSGAYPAAIARLAPGAAVISRACPLFVPLIEEGWIDHPVTRAVAEEYLLELRAGQLESLILGCTHYPLIAPLIAELMGPAVQLVDSGAEAAREVARLLAERGQLASGPPDHHFYVSDEPRNFKRIAQSFLGRELPPVTVVDQTDLPWFERTPSIREGEPK from the coding sequence ATGCCCGCCACCCACGATCCTCGTCCCATCGGCGTCTTCGATTCCGGCCTCGGCGGCCTGACTTCCGTGCGCGAGCTGTTCCGCGCGCTGCCGTCGGAGTCGGTGGTGTACTTCGGCGACACGGCGCGGCTGCCCTACGGAAGCAAGTCACGCGAGACCGTCACGCGCTTCGCGCTCGAGATCGGCGAATTCCTGGTTCGCCAGAACGTCAAGTGCCTGCTGGTGGCGTGCAACACCGCTTCGTCGTTCGCGCTCGAAGCGGTGCAACATCGGCTGTCGCTGCCGGTGGTGGGCGTGATCGAACCGGCCGCGCGCGCCGCGGTGGCGGCGAGCCCGCACGGCCGCATCGGCGTGACGGGAACGCTCGGCACGGTGGGGAGCGGCGCCTACCCCGCGGCGATCGCGCGCCTCGCCCCCGGCGCCGCCGTGATCTCGCGCGCCTGTCCGCTGTTCGTGCCGCTGATCGAGGAAGGCTGGATCGATCACCCCGTGACGCGCGCGGTGGCCGAGGAATACCTGCTCGAGCTGCGCGCCGGCCAGCTCGAGAGCCTGATCCTGGGCTGTACCCACTATCCGCTGATCGCGCCGCTGATCGCCGAGCTGATGGGGCCGGCGGTGCAGCTGGTGGACTCGGGCGCCGAAGCGGCCCGCGAGGTGGCGCGCCTGCTCGCCGAGCGCGGACAGCTCGCCTCGGGACCGCCCGATCATCACTTCTACGTGAGCGACGAGCCGCGCAACTTCAAGCGCATCGCGCAGTCGTTCCTCGGGCGGGAGCTGCCACCGGTCACGGTGGTGGATCAAACCGATCTGCCGTGGTTCGAGCGCACGCCCTCGATTCGAGAAGGTGAGCCGAAATGA